From the genome of Streptomyces ficellus:
ACGACGCCGAGGACGCGGGCGCCCTTGCGCTTGAGCTCCTGGACGGCGGCCAGCACGTCGTACGTCTCACCGGACTGGGAGACGGCGATGTACAGGGTGTCGGGGTCCACGACCGGGTTGCGGTAGCGGAACTCGGAGGCCGGCTCGGAGTCGGCCGGGATGCGGGCGAGGCCCTCGATCAGCGAGGCGCCGATCATGCCGGCGTGGTACGAGGTGCCGCAGCCGAGGATCTTCACGCGGCGGATGCCACGGGCCTCGCGGGCGTCCAGGTTGAGGCCGCCCAGGTGGACGGTGGAGAACTTCTCGTCGATGCGGCCGCGCAGGACGCGGTCCACCGCGTCGGCCTGCTCCGAGATCTCCTTGTGCATGTACGTGTCGTGACCGCCCATGTCGTACGAGGCGGCCTCCCACTCCACGGTCTCGGGCGTGGCGGTGGTCAGCGTGCCCGAGGTGGTGTACGTGCGGAAGTCGTCGGCCTTGAGGGTGGCCATCTCGCCGTCGTCGAGGGTGACGATCTGGCGGGTGTGGGCGATCAGCGCGGCGACGTCGGAGGCGACGAGCATCTCCTTCTCGCCGATGCCGAGGACGACCGGCGAGCCGTTGCGGGCGACGACGATGCGGTCGTTGAAGTCGGCGTGCATGACGGCGATGCCGTAGGTGCCCTCGACGACCTTGAGCGCCTCGCGGACCTTCTCCTCCAGCGTCTCGGCCGCGGAGCGGGCGATCAGGTGGGTGAGGACCTCGGTGTCGGTCTCGGAGGCGAAGACCACGCCCTCCGCCTCGAGCTTGGCGCGCAGCTCGGCGGCGTTGTCGACGATGCCGTTGTGGACGACGGCGACCTTGTTCTCCGGGTCCATGTGCGGGTGGGAGTTCACGTCGCTCGGGGCGCCGTGGGTGGCCCAGCGGGTGTGGGCGATGCCGGTGGTGCCGGTGAAGCGCTTGGGGACGCGGGCCTCCAGGTCACGGACGCGACCCTTGGCCTTGACCATCTTCAGGCCGGACGACTTGGGGCTGGTGATCACCATGCCCGCCGAGTCGTACCCCCGGTACTCCAGCCGCGCCAGACCCTCCAGCAGCAGCGGAGCCACGTCACGCTTGCCGATGTAACCGACGATTCCGCACATAAAGTGTTGCCCCTCCGAAAGTGTTGCGGGTGTGTGCCCGGCCCGGTGGCGTTCAGCCGTAGACCATGCGGCGCAGCTGCCGGAGCGAGAGCTCCGGCGGCGCCACGGCGCGGTGCGGCAGTTCGGCCGCGATGCGCTCGAAGATCGTGGCGTTCACCTCGCCACCAGACTGCAGCTCCCGGTGGCGGCGGCGGACGAACTCCTCCGTCGTCTCGTCGAAGTACGCCAGCACGTCGAGGACCACCCGGGCGGCCTCACCGCGCTGGAGCGCGGTGCTGCGGACCAGGTGGTCGATGAGGTCGTCGTGCGACGAGCGGTGTTCGAGCACCCGTCGATATTGAAGGACGGGCATGCGGATGGCAACAATCCTGCCCGATTCCGGGCAGGAGTGAGTCCGTTTTGGTCAGAGTTGCTTGAGAACGGCCTGTTTCGCGAGCGTGAACTCCTCGTCCGTGAGCACCCCCGCCCGGTGCAGCTCGCCCAGCTCCCGCAGCCGCCGCAGCAGGACGTCGTGGTCGGGAGCGGCGGGAACGGCGGCGGGAACGGCGGCGGGCGCGGCCGCCTCCAGGGCGGGCGGGGCGGCGTCCGGCGGCGCCGCGTTCGGGTGCGGCAGCCGGGCCACCACGGCGGCGCCCAGCAGCGCCATCAGCGGGTCCTTGCGGAAGCCCCACAGCTCCACGGCGTGCGGATCGTACTTGGGCGCCGGGGGAGCGGCCGACTGACCCGCCCCGTCCACCCGGAACCGCAGGTAGCCGTTCTCCAGCCCGGCGGCCGGCAGCCACTCCACCGCCCGCACCCCGGTCAGCGCGAGGGTGCGGGCGCCCCCGGACGCCTTCGACTCCTCGGTCTTCCAGTTCCACTCCAGGCGGATCCGCTCCCCGTCGAACGTGACCGTGGCGTCCCCCGCGCCCACGGTGATCGGCAGCGAGGGCCCGGGCAGCAGGTACGCGTCCACCGGCCCGGTCTCGACCTGCTCCAGCAGCATGGCGCGGCGCACCTCGTCCACGAAGTACTCCGCGACCCCGCTGCGGTCGTTCGCCACGACCAGGACGTACGGGTCCGAGCCGTCGGCCGGCTTTCCCCCGGTGAGCTGGAGCAGCGGATCCGCGCCGTCCCGCAGCCGCAGCCTCAGCCGCCCGGTCTTCTTCCCCGCCTCGAAGGAGATGCCCGCCAGTGCCCTCAGGGGGACGGCGATCTCGCCGAGCGTCTGGCGCAGCAGCCCCACGCTCTTGTCTCCGCCCGGCACGATGCGTATGACGTCCCCGTCGAAACTCCAGGTCCCGTCCTTCTGGATGATTTCCGTCATGCCGAGGATTCTGGCACTGCGGGCCGGGCGCCCGGTGATCGAGTCGCCCGGAAATGGTCTACACCTTGACCGGCCCCGGGGCGCGCGGTACGCATGGTGACCGTTCGCTCGCACCCGCCCACAGTCGCGACGCCCGTCGAAGGGACCGCCTTGTGAGACAGCGCAGAACGTTCCCCCGCCTCCGCCGCTTCCGTCTTCTCGGTTCGCTGCTGCTCGTCGTGGCCGCCGGGGCCGCCGGAACCGGCGCGGCCGGAGCCGCCCCCGCGCGCGGCACGCCCGCGGAGAGCGCGCCCGCGCCCGCAGTCCGGCCGCTCGGCGACATCGTGCCCGCCCCCGCCTCCGTACGCCCCGGCGGCGGCCCCTACACGCTCGGCACCCGCACCCGCATCCACGTGGACGACGACGCGCGCGAGGCCCGCCGCGTCGGGGCGTACCTCGCGGACGTGCTGCGGCCGTCGACCGGATACGCGCTGCC
Proteins encoded in this window:
- a CDS encoding DUF4429 domain-containing protein, producing the protein MTEIIQKDGTWSFDGDVIRIVPGGDKSVGLLRQTLGEIAVPLRALAGISFEAGKKTGRLRLRLRDGADPLLQLTGGKPADGSDPYVLVVANDRSGVAEYFVDEVRRAMLLEQVETGPVDAYLLPGPSLPITVGAGDATVTFDGERIRLEWNWKTEESKASGGARTLALTGVRAVEWLPAAGLENGYLRFRVDGAGQSAAPPAPKYDPHAVELWGFRKDPLMALLGAAVVARLPHPNAAPPDAAPPALEAAAPAAVPAAVPAAPDHDVLLRRLRELGELHRAGVLTDEEFTLAKQAVLKQL
- the glmS gene encoding glutamine--fructose-6-phosphate transaminase (isomerizing), which translates into the protein MCGIVGYIGKRDVAPLLLEGLARLEYRGYDSAGMVITSPKSSGLKMVKAKGRVRDLEARVPKRFTGTTGIAHTRWATHGAPSDVNSHPHMDPENKVAVVHNGIVDNAAELRAKLEAEGVVFASETDTEVLTHLIARSAAETLEEKVREALKVVEGTYGIAVMHADFNDRIVVARNGSPVVLGIGEKEMLVASDVAALIAHTRQIVTLDDGEMATLKADDFRTYTTSGTLTTATPETVEWEAASYDMGGHDTYMHKEISEQADAVDRVLRGRIDEKFSTVHLGGLNLDAREARGIRRVKILGCGTSYHAGMIGASLIEGLARIPADSEPASEFRYRNPVVDPDTLYIAVSQSGETYDVLAAVQELKRKGARVLGVVNVVGSAIAREADGGVYVHAGPEVCVVSTKCFTNTVVAFALLALHLGRIRDLSVADGKRIIEGLRKLPGQIQEILAAEEDIKKLAAEYADAKSMMFIGRVRGYPVALEASLKLKEISYIHAEAYPASELKHGPLALIEPAMPTVAIVPNDSLLEKNRAAMEEIKARSGRILAVAHQEQEKADHTILVPKNEDELDPILMGIPLQLLAYHTALALGRDIDKPRNLAKSVTVE